Genomic DNA from Alistipes indistinctus YIT 12060:
AGGGTGAGTGGAACAGTGATTTCTCATTCCCCGGAGCCGAGGATGTACAGCGTTTCCTGAACGAGAACTCCGTGGTCAGGAAGAATCCCAAGAATGCCCGCCGCTGATGAACATCGACCTGATTGTCGTCGGCAAAACCGACTCGCCGCAAATCGAGGCGTTACTGGCAGACTACCTCAAACGACTGAATTATTACGCCAAAGTTACCTTGATCGTCCTGCCTGATCCGAAGAACCGCAAAACGGTCTCGGCTGAAAGCCAGAAGAGGCAGGAGGGCGAGGCGCTGTTGCGCCGTTTCGGCGACGGAGACGGGGTCGTGTTGTTGGACGAGCGCGGCGAACAGATGCGGTCAGTCGATTTCTCCGCCTGGGTGCAGAAACGGATGAACAGCGGCCTGAAACGGCTCTGCTTCGTGATCGGCGGACCTTATGGCTTTTCCAAAGAGGTATATGCCCGCGCCGATGCGAAGATTTCACTGTCAGCGATGACCTTTTCACACCAGATGATCCGCGTGTTGTTTGCGGAGCAGCTTTACAGGGCTTTTACCATCCTGAACAACGAACCGTACCACCACGAGTAATTTTGTCCGCCTTCCGGCTATGGGGCCTGACCGGCTCGCTGGAATCTGTTCTGGCAATATTTGCCGGGCATACCGAGTGTGCAATAATTTGGTGTACGATAATTAACCAGTGTAAGATAACTGAAAAGCCGGGATTGAAATCCCGGCTTTTAGTATACCTGTCGTTGGGAATTTTTTAAAGGGAAACTGCGTCGGCCGGTCCGA
This window encodes:
- the rlmH gene encoding 23S rRNA (pseudouridine(1915)-N(3))-methyltransferase RlmH — encoded protein: MNIDLIVVGKTDSPQIEALLADYLKRLNYYAKVTLIVLPDPKNRKTVSAESQKRQEGEALLRRFGDGDGVVLLDERGEQMRSVDFSAWVQKRMNSGLKRLCFVIGGPYGFSKEVYARADAKISLSAMTFSHQMIRVLFAEQLYRAFTILNNEPYHHE